The genomic stretch ACTGGACTGGACTATCCCCGAACAATTACGGCAGCGGGGCATTACGTTTGAAGATTTTTTTCCCCTCCCGGAAGCTGAAAAGGAAGAACTTATCTATCGTTTTACCCTTATTTTTTCTACCGTTAGTTTTTATTGTGGCCTGTACTATCTTAAACAGTGGTATGCCCTCGAAGGGGGGGAAGGGCTTTTTCTGGAATTTATAGAAGGGGTTCTGCGGCGGGGGCTTGGGTTGGATGCGAGGGAGACGGAAGCGGCGCTGGTTTCTTCCGGTGAAACGGAAGGGCGGATCGAAGCTTCCGTCTCTGGATGTGAAGCGGAACAGGGGTTTGAAGCGGGACCGGGGGCGCAGCAGTCTTTAATTGCCGCTATTGCTGCCGCCGTGGCCGAGCGGGGTCCCTGGGAAGCGTCCATGAGCTATGTGGCTGAGCGTTCGGGGCTTTCGAAAAGCGGTCTCTATGCCCATTTTGTAAGCAAAGAGGCAATGCTTGAGGCCCTTT from Thermanaerothrix sp. encodes the following:
- a CDS encoding TetR/AcrR family transcriptional regulator, which produces LDWTIPEQLRQRGITFEDFFPLPEAEKEELIYRFTLIFSTVSFYCGLYYLKQWYALEGGEGLFLEFIEGVLRRGLGLDARETEAALVSSGETEGRIEASVSGCEAEQGFEAGPGAQQSLIAAIAAAVAERGPWEASMSYVAERSGLSKSGLYAHFVSKEAMLEALFKNEYEALLDFLAKYLKQRERAFPGEGGLSLGLRLWQVINALYSYLSAHRDLLVILDWVRILSLIHI